A window of the Artemia franciscana chromosome 21, ASM3288406v1, whole genome shotgun sequence genome harbors these coding sequences:
- the LOC136041106 gene encoding uncharacterized protein LOC136041106, producing the protein MDFDLEPSKCLVFSSVLNFFQYNLERGVEDVVILKSAVDFFELADITKGKKLLWEKLSITDVCPKCTRLNTLMNHLKDMFEQFQKMKTEPFPIIPVFVISSPTEVLCLPAVAYSRLSTKINTLHQTLMQINDTVTTYDLHFLGLPGNGDASIPVVTNQATIVITKTPRDRDNPSKQRAVIDKIAGHECVENIRTSGDRIIVNTDSVVASGFCDSARSVLRASDVKFLERKFYGIAKGIGDSFDLSLFKNCSGFAEATRIGNSRCAKIAFSDQGYSKIVGNSGHFRRQALTKLFSSSCDYYVLFCAVFFVLSNKGDVKRVKTDYYRYFKFLLYLPRSFRNRRLINKYQATDIVLSVEKLSSNLIDEAPICFGPNNHLIRLFC; encoded by the coding sequence ATGGACTTCGATCTTGAACCTTcgaaatgtttagttttttcctccGTTCTGAACTTTTTTCAGTATAACTTGGAGAGAGGAGTAGAAGATGTAGTTATTTTGAAATCAGCTGTTGACTTTTTTGAGCTGGCTGATATTACGAAGGGGAAGAAGCTGCTGTGGGAAAAACTGTCGATTACGGATGTTTGTCCTAAATGCACGAGACTAAATACTCTAATGAATCACCTGAAGGACATGTTTGAACAGtttcagaaaatgaaaactgagcCTTTTCCTATCATTCCTGTTTTTGTGATAAGTTCCCCCACAGAGGTTCTGTGTTTGCCTGCAGTAGCCTATTCTAGGCTATCGACAAAAATTAATACTCTTCATCAGACCCTGATGCAAATTAATGATACGGTGACTACTTATGATCTTCACTTCCTAGGATTACCAGGGAACGGTGATGCTTCTATTCCAGTTGTAACGAATCAAGCGACAATCGTTATCACGAAGACACCGCGTGATCGTGACAATCCATCAAAACAAAGAGCTGTGATTGATAAAATTGCCGGACATGAATGTGTTGAGAATATTCGAACCTCTGGAGACAGAATAATTGTGAATACTGACAGCGTTGTGGCAAgcggtttttgtgattcagcaCGATCAGTCTTGCGGGCATCGGACGTGAAGTTTCTGGAAAGGAAGTTCTACGGAATCGCAAAAGGGATTGGCGACTCGTTTGATTTATCTCTGTTCAAGAACTGTTCTGGATTTGCTGAAGCCACCCGGATTGGAAATTCCCGATGTGCCAAGATTGCCTTTAGTGATCAAGggtattctaaaattgttggaAATAGTGGACATTTCCGGCGACAAGCACTTACAAAGCTGTTCTCCAGCTCCTGCGACTATTATGTGTTAttttgtgctgttttttttgtgctttcaaATAAAGGTGACGTAAAGAGGGTCAAGACGGATTACTATCGGTATTTCAAGTTCCTACTTTATTTACCACGATCATTCCGGAACCGAaggttaattaataaatatcagGCAACGGATATtgttctttcagtggaaaaactaagttcaaatttaattgatgaaGCGCCAATCTGTTTTGGTCCTAACAATCATCTTATCCGCCTCTTTTGctaa